A single window of Nicotiana sylvestris chromosome 3, ASM39365v2, whole genome shotgun sequence DNA harbors:
- the LOC104226986 gene encoding uncharacterized protein, which yields MANESKETTSTAMEMREMRALIGRIFGVLRDRQDKSDQAILELKETVESLKNQQKGKEEFEPEKPSVNASGYGNSSTLQGRGKTLTTSKVVVDVPTVDRVTTEQEEITMRISMDAVVEYSEPYKGFSRVTGYHGKRPVNILIGLGGSTHNFIDESFADKLGCDTFPIKPRSVSSAFGNMVTSRACYNFQLLLQGALFILDLYLLPFSSNCEMVLGGEWLATIGGQFTMDSKGMEFSYQGKKHFLPFKKSAERNKC from the exons atGGCTAACGAAAGCAAGGAGACCACAAGTACTGCCATGGAGATGAGGGAAATGCGTGCTCTAATCGGGAGGATATTCGGGGTATTGCGTGACAGACAGGACAAGTCTGATCAAGCAATTCTAGAGCTGAAGGAAACCGTTGAGTCGTTGAAGAATCAACAGAAAGGAAAAGAGGAATTCGAGCCCGAGAAACCTTCCGTGAATGCTTCCGGCTATGGCAACTCATCTACGCTTCAG gGACGCGGAAAAACCCTAACCACGAGTAAGGTTGTTGTTGACGTTCCAACTGTAGATCGTGTGACTACAGAGCAAGAAGAAATAACCATGAGGATATCAATGGATGCTGTAGTAGAATATTCTGAGCCATACAAAGGTTTCTCACGTGTGACTGGGTACCATGGGAAACGACCTGTGAATATCCTAATTGGTTTAGGGGGGAGTACTCACAATTTTATTGATGAATCCTTTGCAGATAAGTTAGGCTGTGACACATTTCCAATCAAGCCTCGATCTGTTAGCTCAGCTTTTGGTAATATGGTGACCTCCAGAGCATGCTACAATTTCCAATTGTTACTGCAAGGCGCCCTGTTTATTTTGGATTTATATCTACTTCCATTCTCGTCAAATTGTGAAATGGTACTAGGAGGCGAATGGCTAGCGACCATTGGGGGGCAATTTACTATGGATTCTAAGGGTATGGAGTTTTCCTACCAAGGTAAGAAACACTTTTTACCTTTCAAGAAATCAGCTGAACGCAATAAGTGCTAA